In Rhinatrema bivittatum chromosome 1, aRhiBiv1.1, whole genome shotgun sequence, a single genomic region encodes these proteins:
- the LOC115098122 gene encoding taste receptor type 2 member 8-like: protein MLPTVQTVTLIIIAAFTALGSVVNGFIVAVNGIDWVKSRHLNSIDVILTCLGAARFCFQLEIMLENILFAVYPDLYIQAESANKLLFTWVFLELSSFWFACCLSVFYCTKIASFSHPLFIFLKIKIPGIVPWLLLGSVLASIATSIPSAWGLCKLYHSNSTTGLFPNNSNVINCTLAWDLCKEHQYNVTKRITPNAGRLDMVHKNNISLILLLCLGYFPPFFIFCVATFLLIGSLWSHTWQMKSSSMAFSNPSLEAHFTAIKVMTSFFLFCAFYFICKILEIIIESSAENRWTLVISVGTAAYPSLHSVILILSNSKLRQSWARIFPHGRCLLGEEPLPQNPQSRL from the coding sequence ATGTTACCCACGGTTCAGACTGTCACACTGATCATCATCGCTGCTTTTACAGCACTAGGGAGTGTGGTCAATGGATTCATTGTGGCGGTGAATGGCATTGACTGGGTGAAGAGCAGACATCTGAATTCAATTGATGTCATTCTGACCTGCCTTGGTGCAGCTAGATTCTGCTTCCAATTGGAAATAATGCTGGAGAATATCTTATTTGCAGTTTATCCAGACTTATATATTCAAGCAGAATCTGCCAACAAATTATTGTTTACCTGGGTATTTCTAGAACTTTCTAGCTTCTGGTTTGCATGCTGCCTTTCGGTCTTCTATTGTACCAAGATTGCCAGTTtcagccaccccctcttcatctTTCTGAAAATTAAGATCCCTGGGATAGTGCCCTGGTTGCTCCTGGGCTCCGTGCTGGCATCCATAGCCACCAGCATTCCCTCAGCCTGGGGATTGTGCAAGTTATACCACAGCAACTCCACCACTGGTCTCTTCCCAAACAACAGCAATGTCATCAATTGTACATTAGCCTGGGATTTATGCAAGGAACACCAATACAATGTCACCAAGAGGATCACACCAAATGCAGGTAGACTGGATATGGtacataaaaataacatttctttGATTCTTCTATTATGCCTTGGATACTTCCCGCCCTTCTTCATATTTTGTGTGGCAACTTTTCTATTGATTGGATCCCTCTGGAGTCACACCTGGCAAATGAAAAGCAGCTCCATGGCTTTCTCTAACCCCAGTCTGGAGGCCCATTTCACTGCCATTAAAGTCATGACTTCgtttttcctattttgtgctTTCTATTTCATATGCAAAATCTTGGAGATAATAATAGAGTCGTCCGCTGAAAACCGATGGACATTGGTTATTTCAGTCGGAACTGCTGCCTACCCCTCTCTGCACTCTGTGATCCTGATCCTGAGCAATTCCAAGCTCAGACAATCCTGGGCAAGGATTTTCCCTCATGGAAGGTGCCTTTTAGGAGaagaacccctcccccaaaaccctCAATCACGTTTATGA